GCACGCACAAGGACATCATGAAGTATCTGTTTGCACTGCTGAGCCTCATGGCCGCGCTCTCGCTGGGCACTCCCGCCCGGGCCGAGGACGCCGCTGCGCCGTTGATGGCCGATCATCCCCAGCCTGCCATGCCCGGCGTGGAAGCGACCGAGCTCAAGGAGCCCGCCGACTATCCGCTGGGATTCTCCACCAATCCCGATGCCGAACCCCACTACCGCAAGGCGCTCGGCCTGGTCGACGACTATCGCGGCCTGACCTGGGCCGGCGTCCAGACCGCGCGCGAGGAATTCCAGAAGGGTCTGGCCTTTGAACCCGACAACCAGCTCGCCCAGCTCATGTGGGCGCGCCTGATCCTCCGGCTCACCAACTATGAGCTCTCGGTCGAGTCGGCCGCCAAGATCGAGGAAGAAGCCCGTGCCATCGTCGAGGGGCTCGACCTCTCGGGAGAAGACGGCCTGCTCATCCGCAAGGAACGCGCCTCGGTCTATCTCTACGAACTGCAGGACCTGGAACGCGGCGAAGAGGATCTGGTCTACCTCGCCGAGCACGGTGAGCCCGACGCGCAGGTGCTGCTGGCGCTGGGACAGACGCGTTTCTATCAGGAGAAATACTTCGCGGCCAAGCAGGCCTTTCGCAAGTCGCTCGAAATCGAACCCGACAACCTGGAAGCCCGCAACAACCTGGCCTGGTCGGAGTATCAGGAGGGCGATTACGACGAGGCGGAACAGCACTTCGACGAAGTGCTCAGCCGCGACGAGCACTACATGGGCTCGCTGCTGGGACTGGCAAAGATCTACCAGGCGCGCGGAGACCTCGGTCCCGCGATCGAGAAATACAACGCGCTGCTCGAGATCTCCCCGAACTTCATCTACTTCCTGGACCTCATGATCCTCTACTTCCGCCACTACAACTACGTGTTCATCGTGCTGGGACTCATCGCGGCGGGGTTCTTCATCAAGTCGCTAACCCACACCATGAGCCGCGACAAGCGGCGCGCCGCTGCATCCATCAAGATCGCCAGAGAGCACGGCGCCAGCGAGCCGGGCACGGGGCAGGGGGACGCTTGATCCGCGCCGCCCTCTGCGCGCTGTTTTTTCTGGCGCTGACGCTGACAGGCGCCCGCGCCGCACGTGCCCAGTTCGATCCCTCGAGCCTCAACCGGATCCTGCGGCAATACCAGCATGATGGCGACTTCGACTACGGCGCCATTCGCGACAAAGAAAAAGACAATATCGCAGCCATCCTGCGCAGCTTCGGTCGTGTTGAAAAGGAGCGCTGGGAAGGCCACGTCGAGTCCGAGCAGAAGGCCTTCTGGATGAACGCCCACCTGGTCATCACGCTCTGGGCCATCGTCGCCAACTACCCGGTCGAGGGGGATTCCATCCGGTTTTTCCCCGGCGATTCGGTCCAGCAGATCCCCGATTTCTGGGACGCCCAGTACATCACGCCCGAGGGAATGCAGAGCCTTCGGAGCATCGAGCGCAAGCTGATTGAGCAGTTCGGTGACGTGCGCGCGGTGCTGGTGCTCTTCAACGGCACGCGCTCGGGCCCGCCGCCGCCCACCGAGGCATGGACCGGCCGCAACGTCGAAAAGCGCATCGAACGGCGGATGGAGCAGTATTTCGCATCGGATCGCGGCGCGGTGCATGACTACCAGAACGCCACGCTGGAGCTCTCGGAGGCTGTCACCGACTTCTGGCGCGCCGACGTGCTGGCTGCCGCGCGCAGCGCGCGCGACGCCAACCAGGGCAACGTACCCGTTGCCCTTCGCCCCAGGACCGGCCCCACCGGGCCGTGGCGTCGCTACGGGGAAGAAGACGCCCTGTTGCTCGAATTTCTCTCGCCCTACCTGCCTGCCAGAACGCTCAGCCGCCTCAAGGTAAAGCCCCACCGCATCGAGACGCTTCGCTACGACTGGCGCCTCAACGACGGAACGCCGCCGCCGCCCGCGCCGGAGGGAATCCCCCTCGACCCGGCCGCGCCGTTTCAGGATCTCGAACCCGGAGAGCTTCCCGCCGCTCAGAGCGAGCACAAAATCCGCATTCCCGAGAAGCCAAAAGACCCGCAGGAACTCACGCCGCTATTTGGGGAGTAAGAAGCTCAGTTGCCCAGAAGCTCGTCGAGCTTGCCCGACCTCTGGGCAGCCTGCAGTTCATCGAACCCGCCAACGAGTTCGTCGCCGATGTAGATCACCGGGACAGTGGGCCAGCCACTTTGCTCGCGAATCTTCGCGCGCTCGGACGGGTTACTCACGTTGACGTCCTCAAAGGGGATCTCGGAGCGCTTGAGCAGGCTCTTGGCCATGTTGCAGAAGGGGCAGTAGGGGGTGGTATAGAGTTTGACGCTGTTCATGGTGTGGTTCTCGGCAAGGCTATTTCCAGTTTGGATGCGGCCCACGGTCGAAGGTTGCAGCGAAGGTGCCTGCCGGGTCAAGCCGCTTTGACAGGCTGCCCGTACGGGCGCTAGGCTGGAATGGTTTCAACAATGCATGAACACCTCTGTGAAGCCCGTCAGAGCGGGGCTTCGAGGCGGGGAGGTTTCCGTGAGAGCTTCAGTAAAAGCGGCCGCGGCGCTCGCGATTCTGGCCGTCCTGGCGCTGGCACCGGCGTGGGCCCATGCCCAGAATCACCGCCAGACCAGTTGCCTGGGTGACGGCTTCAAGGAAGCGCGCTGGGGCATGAATATTGATGAACTCAAGAAGGTCGTGCCCGGTCTTCGCGAGGACTTCAATCGCTTTGAGCCACGCGTGACCGCCTATCACAGCTTCGAATTTCCCAACAATGGATTTTCGGAATTCCGGCTCTTCGACGGGCAGCTCTTCTACATTCGCGTGAAAATCACTTCGCCCGAGTTCAACGACCAGCTTCGCCAGAGCATGCTCCGGTGCGGAAAGCCCACGGCGGCCGACCAGTCTTCCTCGGCCCAGCGCTACCTCTGGTCCGATGAGACCACGGCCAAGGCCCTGTATCTGTATCCCTACTACGCGGAAATCCGCGCCAAGAGCGAGAAGCTCGGCAAGGAGTGGGCCGCCCTCAAGGAAGAGGAAAGCCGCGTCGAAGAGTTCCTCGACAGCCGCATGCTCAACGCCGCCGGAGCCAAGGAAGAGTCGCAGGATTCGGGCTCATCCAGCGACGACGTGGATGCCCAGCTCCGCGAGCTGGAAAAAGCCCTGGAGGCCGAGCGCGCAAACACGCTGGTCGCCGACCCCAACGAATAATCTTCGCAGCCCACAACGAAAAAGGCCGCGCCCGATGGGCACGGCCTTTTGGTTTGTGTCTGCGGGAAATCAGGCGACTGCGTGCAGCTCCCGGCCCATGATGCCGGGTTCTCCCAGGAACTTGAAGACATCCTTCCAGCACTCGCGCATGAGGCTGTAGGGAATGGGCAGGATGTGGTGGGCATGGGTTGCGCCCTTGTGCTCCTTGAAGTCGGCGCGCACGCCGATCTTGTCGAGGGCTTTCTTGAGCCGCCGGGAGTCGCCGACGATGGGATCGTTCGAGCCCACTGGAATAAGGAATGGCGGAAGCGGACGGTCGGGCTGATTGGCCAGAATCGGGAGCGGAGAGAAAAGCGGGGCCTTCTCCACGTTCTCTCGCCAGTTCTTGCCCAGTATCGCCTTGGTCAGGGTCTTGAAGACCGGTACGAGCTGGCGCAGCACCGGATGGTCCTTGTAACGATCGGGCGCGCCCGGATCGTGCCAGCCGCAGAAGGGAATGCAGGCGGCCAGCGGAATCTGGCGGGCCCAGACTTCCTGGGCGAAGAGCTCAGGACGCTTGTAGGAGTTGATCACCGCAAGCATCGCCGCCAGGTTGCCGCCCGCGGACTCACCGGCGATCACGAAGCGCTCGGGATCGCCGCCAAAGTGTTCGAGATGGTCCCACACCCAGCAGAGCGCGTGACAGGCGTCTTCGATGCTGGCCGGGTAGGGGTTCTTCGGTGCGAGCCGGTAGTTGATCATGAAGGTCAGATAACCGTGGTCGGCCAGGATCTTGCCGACAATGCGGTGGGTATCCTTGGATCCAAACGTAAAGCCGCCGCCGTGGACGTAGAAGACCACCGGGCTCTTGCCCTGGAAGGGCGCCGGCACCCACACGTCGAGCAGGTGACTGCGACTGCCGTCCTCGATGTAGGGATAGTTCTGGATGAGCCGGCTGCTCATCGCCTTCTTGGACGTGGTCGCAGGCGAGTAAAGATTGAGTGCTGCGACGTGGGCCGCGTAGTCGAGATACCGGAAGAATCCGTGCATCACGCGCGAGACTGGCGAATATTCGATGGGTTCGTTCATGCTCATTTCCCCGTTGCCCCCAAAGTCGGCACCAGTATAGAACAATGTTTTAGCTACTCGCCAGACGAATCTGGCTCATCGCAAATCCGGCGTCATTTCAATCACTTATATGCATTTTTTTTCGGGAAGGGCTCAATCTTCGCGACAGAGCACAAACCAGTTGTCCATCGGTTTGCCCTTGCGGGTGGCCCGTCCGATGGTCACGTGTGCCGACACCCCGCGCAGATAGTCGCGGGTGTTGTAGTAGATGAACCTCGAGAGCCTGGCCGAATTCGGCAGGATCTCGGGCCAGCCCGCCGGGTGGCGGGGCGGAACGCACAGGTAGTCGACCAGCACCTCGCCGTCGTCACAGTTCCGGGTCACGAAGTAACCCGGCCCCGTCACCGGCGAGAGGAGCTGGTGGTTGTAGCCCCACAGCTCACGAAGGCCCTCTTCGTCGGGGCGGCAGAAACGCTTCTGGAAATAGCTGAACATGGGAAGCGTGTTGCGCCCGTAGTGAATGACTTCTTTCATGGGGGCGCACTCTTCGGGCACGATGTCCTCGAGCTTCACGGGACGCTCGTCACGCACAGCATCGAAAAGCGCGGCCTGCTCCTTCGCGTCCAGACGCAGGGCTTCTTCAACCCGCCTGAACGGGGGAAGGTTGTCGAGAAAATCGGCCAGCTCGCCTGTTGCGACCTCGCGGCCGCGGAAAAACTCATGGATGCTGTGTTTCATGGCTCTGCCTCGCGTGTGGGGAAAACTCTAGGCCTTTTTCTCGGCTTCAATCCAGTGGAATTTGAAATCGCAGCACGGCCCGCCCTCGGCGAGCGTCGTGGTGCGCGTGTAGCGGATTTCGGGCTGGTGGGTCTCGAAATACCCCTCATCGCCGGCACAGAACATCTTGGCCAGCTCGGGGACGCCGGCGCGGACGGTCAGCTCGTGGAACCAGCACTTGGTCACGGTGAAGTCCACGCGCTCTAGCCCCACGACGGCAATGTCGGACTCGGCATTGACGATGGGCCGGACGATCTCGGCGGCCTTTGCGTCGCGCGCGGCCTGGTCCAGGTCCACGTATTCCGCGCGGTGCAGGGTGGGCAGGGCATGGGCCAGAAACTCGATGGCCACCGCCTTGACGAGCTTGCGGGCAATTTCGAAGGCGCGCTGCTCACCGACTTTTTCCTTGAGAAGCTGGTAGAGCAGGATCACCTGGCCCACCTGGCGCCGGCTCAGGCGCTCTTTCTCGTCAACGGGCTCGCCCACATCGTGAAACGGCTCACCACGCAGGTGGCGGGCCTCCAGCTTTACCAGCATGGGGAGCAGTGCGCGCACGCCGATCTCACGGCGAAGCAGCCGCACGGCCTCAATGGCGCCGCGAAACTCAAAGTAACGGTTGATGGTCGATTCCGAGAGCATGGCCATGGTGCGTCATTTCCCCGTCGCCTCTTCATAGCGCATGGGCCCGGCACTGGGAAAGCGCGGGGCGCCGGGAGCGCAGGGCGCTTGGCCTGGCGCCAAGAAAGCGCCATGATATCAAAGTTAATGACGGGTATCGGGACGTTTCGTGCGCGGGGCAAATGCCGGGGGCGGGGTTTGCGCATGTGAAGTCACGGGACGTGAATGATTCAGCATGATCTGGACAACATGAACGACGCAGCGACAGGTGAGCGCGCCACACTTGCCAAATCGGCCAGTGACCCGCTCGATCGCCGCGACCTGGCCCGGCTTCTCTACGGCTACCTGGCCGGCACGGCCGCCATCGCCGTCTTCGGCAGTGTCCTGCTGGCAGCCGAGGTCTATCCCCGTCCCGAACACACCACAATGGAGAAACTGCTTCTGTGGACGGTGATGCTCTCCATCCCGCTCCACATCCCGGCTCTTCTGGTCATTCACAGGCTCGACAAGGCAGGCCTGCAGCGTTTTGCCACATGGATCCTGTTTACGAGCAGCTTCCTGCTCACCGCGCTGATCCATCTTTCGGGTACCTACACCGCGATCGTCGGCATCCTGATCTTTACGGAGATCGGCATGGCCACACTCATTCTCGCTCCGCGGACGGCGGGCCTGCTGGTATTGCTGCAGTTCCTGCAGTTCGCCGCCATTGTTGTGCTTGAAAAACTCGGCGTCATCCCGCGCCAGACCATTCTGCTTGAGCTCTTCAATTTCAATGCGGGCAACATGCAGATGGTTGCCGTGCTGGCGCTTTTTGGCGGCGTTCTCGGCACGATCTTCTCCTGGTCGACCTACGTGCGAAAACGCTTCGAGGAAATTCACCTGGAGCTCGCAGCGCTGGCCGTCACCGACAAGCTCACGGGCCTTCCCAACCGGCGCAGCTTTGACGAAGCCCTCTACCGCGAAGTGGCGCGCGCCCGCCGCCTTGGCAGTCCGATCTCCATGCTCATGTGCGATGCCGATCACTTCAAGGTGGTCAACGACACCTATGGTCATGGCAAGGGTGACGAAGTGCTGCGCCGCATCGCCGATGTGCTGCTGGGAAGCGTGCGCGTGGGCGTCGATCAGCCGGCACGCATCGGCGGCGAGGAATTCGCCATCATTTTGAGTGACTCCAGCCTCAGCACGGCGACCGAAGTGGCCGAGCGCATTGTAGAGACCATGCGCCAGCTACGCTTCGAGGCAAAGGGCGAGCACTTTCGCGTTACGCTGAGCATCGGCGTTACCAGCCTGCAGGGAACAGCCGCCGATGGCGATCTGCTCATCGAGGCGACCGACGTGTTGCTCTATCGCGCAAAAAACGGCGGTCGCAATCAGGTCGTCGCCATGAGCGTCGAGGACCTCCAGGGCGAGGGGCCGGCCTTCGCCGTCTAGTTTTCGATTATCTGAAGAATCCCGAGAGAGCGCGGCTGACTTCGTCCGGCTGCTCAAGATGCGGCCAGTGGCCGGCCTTGCCGATCTGATGCACGGTGAGATCGCCGAGCATGGGGCGCATCGGATCCACGAGCTTCGGAGGGAGCAGGGGATCGTCCTGGCCCATGAGGAAGAGCACCGGCATCTGGAGCTTGCGATTCTTGTCGCCGGCACTCTGGCGGCCGCTCAGCGGCGCGCTGCGATAGTAGGCCAGCGGCCCGTGCCAACTGTTCGGGCGCGAATAGAGCATGTGGTAGTAGTGCAGCTCGCCGCTCGAGAGCGGAAGTCTGCGACCGCTGGCAACCAGCCGGAAGCAATTGATCAGGAAGTCGCGCGGACGCGCGTTCAGCACGGCCTCCGCCAAACCGCGGGCGCGCATGAAGGGCACGTAGGCGAACTGGGGTTTCTGCCACAGGCGACGCGCGATCTTCGCATCGCTCATGTTGATGATGTGCTCGAAGGCCAGAAGGTGCGGCGTGTTGAGCGAGGCCACCCGGCGGCAGCGCTCGGGATGGGCGAAGACGAAGCGCCACATGAGCAGCGCGCCCCAGTCATGCCCCACAAGGCTCACCTGCTTGATCCCCAGGGCGTCGAGAATCCCATACAGATCCGAGGCGAAGGTGTTGGCGTCGTAGCCGTCTTTGGTGACCTGCGACTGGCCGTATCCGCGCAGATCGAGGGCGATCACGCGGTAGTATTTTGCCAGCGCGTCCATCTGGCGGTGCCAGGAAAACCAGTTCTCGGGAAAACCGTGCAGAAAAAGAACCGGCTCTCCCTCTCCCTTTTCCACGTAGTGAAAGCGCATGCCGATGGCATCGACGAATCGGTGCTCGCCGACACTTTCGGGGTGCACGCCTTCAATGGGGGAGGTGATGATCATGCGTGGGAGCTCTCTACAGCAGCGCGTTGACGTTCTCGGGCGGGCGACCGATCACGGCCTTCTTGCCCTTGACCACGATGGGGCGCTCGATGAGCCTGGGATTCTTCGAGAGCAGTTCCAGCAGCTTGGCATCAGCCGGGACTTTTTGGTCCAGCCCCAGTTCCTTGAACTCGGCTTCCTTCTTGCGGACGATCTCCATGGGAGCGACGCCCAGCATTTTCACGATCTCGGCCAGTTCACTGGCAGAGGGCGGGGTCTGCAGATACTCGACCACTTCGATGGAGGCGCCGGCGTCTTCGAGCAGCGCCAGCGTCTGGCGCGACTTTGAACAGCGCGGGTTGTGATAGATGGTGATCTTTGCCATTTGAGGTTCTCCTGGTCAGGTCAGCTTGTCGTAGTCGACCTGTTCGCGGGGGATCGGGAGCTTGTCGAGCTCGGCTTCCAGGGTGGGGAGCCACTCATTGAGCGGCTTGTCCTCGGGCAGGATGATCCGCGCGATGCCCGAATCGAGCATCTCGATGCTGCCCGCGCCGCTGGGCTTGAGCGGCACCTCGATCTTCTCGCGGTGAATGCCCAGTTTGTCGATAATCTCGAAGATCTTGCGCATCTCTGCCATGCCGACGATTGCCATTGCTTGCTCCTTGCCGGCGCGTAGTTATAAGCGCCGCATCGCCCGGGCGCAAAGGGGGCTGACCGGTGAACCCCCAGCCCAAAAACAAAGAGCCCCGCCCGAATGGGCGGGGCTCTGCGGCTTCAAAGGAAGCCGGCTGTAGACTAGTTGAGCATGCTGGCCACCGCGCGCTGGGCGTCGCGGGCGCTGCGGGCTGCGTTCTTGCCGATGCGCATCTTGGCAATCATGTCGCCGATACCGCCGAAGATGTCCGAACCGAACACCTCGCGCTCGCGGTCGGCCATGTCCTGGCTGATCTCACCGCCGCGCAGCAGGGTGTAATCGCGATAACCCTCGTATTTTTCGGGCTCGAAGTTCCGCACGTAGGCATTGAACAGGTTGTTGATGCCGTAGAGGATGTCCTCGCGCTTCTGCGGCATGGGGAAGCCCGAACGCTCGGACAGGCGGGTCACCTTGGCCACGAAGCGGCCGAAGAACTCGAAGACATTCAGGCCCAGGGTCTCGAAGTAGGGCTTGTAGTCGAAGATGATCGGCAGCGCCGGAACGAGCATCATCATGCGCGCACGCTGATACTTGGGATCGTGCGTGACGTGCTCGGGGATGTTGCCCAGCGAATTGTAGGTCTGCGGGAAGGCGCAGTGGCGCGACTCGTCCATGTGGAAGGCGCGCATGATGTGACGCAGCCCCGGGAAGTCCTCGAAGTGCGAGAACAGGTTCGTCGCGAAGCTCTCGAGGATGACGTTCATGCCGAAGAGCTTGTGGTAGTAGTCCTTGCCCGCGACGGTTTCGAAGAGCATGCGCGCCGAGGTCTTGAGCGGACGGATGTCGTCGATGGTGCGGAGCATCTCGCGCAGCACCATGAAGTGCTTGGCTTCTTCCATGGCCTGCATGGCCATGCCCATCTTGGCGCCCGTGCCCTTGACGACGGGCAGCAGGGTGGCGCTGGTGTAGAGGGCGTAGGCCTCGCCGTGGCCCAGCAGCGACATGATCGTGCAGATCGCTTCGCGCTGTTCGGGGCTGTAGGCCTCCTGGAATTCGCGACGGACTTCGTCGGAGGTAACGTGGGCGACAAGATCGTCGATCTCCACGGTCGGGTCGTCTTCACAGATGGCACCCTCGCCATGGTAGGCGCCGACAATGACGTGGTCTTTGACAGCGGCGGCCTTGTCGGCGCGCGAGGCGTCCTGGAATCCCAGATAGGGAGCAACCGTCTCGGCCTTCCAGAGGTTCACGAAGGCTTTTTCGTAGTTGCGCTGGGTCAGCAGCTCCATCTCACCACCTTCGAAGGTCGCGGTCTTGTCGTCGTATTTGTTGACAAGGTTCGACTCGATGCGGCGACGGATGTAGGGCTCGGCCTTGTAATAGGTGCCCATCACACCCTTGAAACCGTTAACGAAAGCAGCCTCAGCAGCTTTTTCTTTCCAGGTCTGGGTTCCACTCATGATTGTCTATCTCCTGCCTTTTATTTCTAACTGGTCGTCCGTCTCAGGTTCGGGTTGGACCAGGTTGTTTGCCTCACAACCCCCGGCGTTTCAGGCCGAGGGAACGGTGATCAGTTTGGTAAGCAGATCCTTGAAATCATCGAAGGCCTGCTGCGCGCCCTCGGCATCAACCTGCAGACGCATTGCAAATCCCGGAATCGTCGCAACCAAGAGCTGCGCCAGACGCGAGACCGGAATGGCGAGCTGGTCGGCCACCGGGCCGAGCGCATCGCGCGCGGCTTCTTCCACAAAAGCCACGATCGAACGCATGAACTTGCGGTGATGCTCCTGCAGGGCAGGGTATTTGCCCGCCAGGTTCCACAGGTCGAGTCCGAAGAAGATGAAGTTGTCGTTCTTGCAGATGAGCCGCCACACCATGTCGAGCGTCGCAATGGCACGCTCGATCGAGGGCTCGCCCTTGAGCGAGTAGTTGCGGATGCGTTCCTTGGTCAGGTTGAAGAGCAGGTCCTGCAGCTCATAGAGCAGGTGTTCCTTGCTCTCGAAGTGGTAGTGCAGCAGGCTCTTGGAGACGCCGGCGCGCTGCGCGATTTCCTTGGTGGTGGTCTTTTCGTAGCCGTGCTCGGCAAAGCACTGCCCGGCGGCGAAGAGAATCTTCACCACACTGGGGTTACTTACGTTGGCCTGGGGAAACTCTCGCTCGTCGAGCTCCTCCCGGGACTTCTCTTGTGCGCGCTCCGACATTCCTTACTCCGAGGTCAGCTTTCCTGACCGGCTGGCCAGTCACAGACTATCGCGCCATTCTGCGCCGTGTCAAACAGTTTTCTATTGCCCGCAAACATTCGTTATTCAGTCTGTAATTACAATGGGTTAGGTGTTTTGCAGGGCCCCTCAAACCCTGTTTGGAGAGGCTCGGGACTGGCCGCGTGGTCAGGAAATTGAGCTTTTACTCACCCCGAATCAGGCGGCGCCGCTCCGCCTGACTGCAGCATCCAAAGACCCGCTACTCCGCGCGCGCCGGGGATGCTACTAACGCTCTCACTGAAGAAACTCCCCATCAAAGGACGTCCACACATGCTCAAGCTCTATCATGCCCCCAAGACCCGCTCGGTGCGGGTGATGTGGCTGCTCGAAGAACTCGGCCTCGACTACGCCGTGCACAAGCTGGCCTTCTCGCCCGAGGCGCTCAAGAGCGAGGAATACCTCAAGATCAATCCAATGGGCCGCGTCCCGGCGATCGAGGACGACGGCATCTGCATGTTCGAGTCCGGCGCCATTGTTCAATACATCCTGGAGAAATACGGGGAGGGACGGCTCGAACCCAAAGTCGGCACGCCCGAGCGCGCGAAGTTCCTGCAGTGGATGCACTTCGCCGAGGGCCAAGCCATGAGCCCGTTCTCCGACATCTTCCAACACTCCATGATCCTTCCCGCCGATGAGCGTGTGCCCGAGATCGCCAAAAAGGGGCGAGAGAAATCCGCCGACGTGCTGGACGTGCTGGAGAAAGCGCTCGAAGGAAAGACCTGGCTGTGCGGCGAGGAGTTCACCGCAGCCGACATCATGGTGGGCTACGTGGTCTTCTCGGCCAAGATGCTCGGCCTCATCAACGACAAACTGCCGAACCTCAAGGCCTACTGGGACCGCATCAAGGACCGCCCGGCCTTTCAGAAAGCGGCGGCCTGAGAGAAAAGGGACGAGCGAACCTCGCTCCAACGACAACGGATGTGCAGGGGCGGGGTTTACCCGCCCCTTTTGCATGTACGCAGAAAGCCGCGCCCCGAGAGGGTGGGGCGCGGCCTTGTGCTTGGGAAGACCCGCTTGGGAGCGGGGGGAAGCCGTGTTTATGCGAAGGCGGTCAGGGCGCGGCCAAAGATTCCTTTCGGCTCGCTCTTCTTGCCCTTCTTCGCCTTGTTCTTGGATCCCTTGCGCCAGATACCGCGGTAGAGATCCTTGCCGTAGACCTCGAGCTCACGCTCGACCATGTCGGCGCTGAGCTGGCCCTTGTAGAGGCGACTGTAGTCCTGGAATCCGTCGTATTTCTCGGGTTCGAAGGCCTTCACGTAGGAATTAAAGAACCAGTTGAGGCTCCAGAGGACCTGCTTGCGCTCCCAGGGAAGCGGCATCTTCGCGCCTTCGGCGGCCTTCGTGATCTTCGAGACGGTGGCGCCGAAGAAGTGGTAGGGGTTCATGCCGATCGTATCGAAGTCGGACTTGTAGTCGACAAATGCGCCGGCTGCCGGGGCAAGCACCATCAGGCGCTGCCACTTGGCCGCCATCGAGTTTGTTACCTTGTCGGGCACGTTGCCCTCGGCCGCGTAGGTCTGGGGGAAGGCCACGTGGCGTGACTCATCCATGTGGAAGGCGCGCATGATGTCGCCAAGTCCGGGGAAGTCCTCGAAGTGGGCGAACAGATTGGTGGCAAAGCCCTCAAGAACGATGTTCATCCCAAAGAGCTTGTGATAGTAGCGCTGGCGCGCGATGGTCTCGAAGACCGCGCGCACCGACGCGGTCAGCATCCGGGTGCCGCCAAGATTGCGCAACATGGCGCGCAGCACGGCGAAGTGCTTGGCCTCTTCCATGACCTGCATGGCCATGCCGAGCTTCGAGCCGGTGCCGCGCACGAGCGGCAGCAGGGTCGAGCTGGTGTAGAGGGCGTAGGCCTCACCGTGGCCAAGCAGTGAGACGATGCGCAGAATCGCTTCGCGCTGCTCGGGGCTGTAGGCGTCCTCGAACTCCTTGCGGATCGCGTCCGAAGAAGCATATTCAACAAGTTCCTGTGTCTCGGCATTCTCGACATCGAGGGCGGCCTTGGCGTGGCGGTCCTTGATGGCGCTGCCCACCACGGTTCCCTGTCCGGCGGCGACCTTGTCGGCGCGCGAGGCGTCGTGGAATCCCAGATAGGGGGCCACTTCCTCGGCCTTCCAGAGGTTGGCCAGGGCCTTCTCATAGTTGCGCCCGAAAAGGACGTTCATGTCATTGGAGTTGTACTCGGCCGTGCGGTCGTCGTAGTCGGCGACGGCATAGTAGTTGTCGACGAGGTTTCGCAGACGGTCGTTCTGCGACTGGTAAGCGCCCATGGCGGTCATCAGGCCGTACTTGAGTGCCTTATCAGCAAGCTTCTGCTTGTAGGTTCCCGCGCGTTCCATTTGTCCCTGTTCTCCTTAAGATGCTCCCTCAATGCTCGCCTGACCATTTGGTCAGTCGCTCTATGACGCAGAGTATCGAATTCAAACGATGTTTGTCAATTCGATTTTAAACGCTGTTTTATCAAGTAATTACAGATGGTTATCTTCATATTTTTCACGCCTGAGCCAATCGGTTCAGAAGAAAATCAAACAGTGGTTTCTTCACTCAAACCAGAAAGTGAGGATCGTGAGCTGAGGGGGCAGGGGAATTCAGGCGAATTTCAGGCTGAAAGCGTGGCGAGCTGCCGGTCGTGCAGGCGGGCAAGCAGGATCTGGGCAGTGATGGCGCCCAGCGTGGCCAGGAACATGTCCCAC
This window of the Chrysiogenia bacterium genome carries:
- the arsC gene encoding arsenate reductase (glutaredoxin) (This arsenate reductase requires both glutathione and glutaredoxin to convert arsenate to arsenite, after which the efflux transporter formed by ArsA and ArsB can extrude the arsenite from the cell, providing resistance.); translated protein: MAKITIYHNPRCSKSRQTLALLEDAGASIEVVEYLQTPPSASELAEIVKMLGVAPMEIVRKKEAEFKELGLDQKVPADAKLLELLSKNPRLIERPIVVKGKKAVIGRPPENVNALL
- a CDS encoding TetR/AcrR family transcriptional regulator, with the protein product MSERAQEKSREELDEREFPQANVSNPSVVKILFAAGQCFAEHGYEKTTTKEIAQRAGVSKSLLHYHFESKEHLLYELQDLLFNLTKERIRNYSLKGEPSIERAIATLDMVWRLICKNDNFIFFGLDLWNLAGKYPALQEHHRKFMRSIVAFVEEAARDALGPVADQLAIPVSRLAQLLVATIPGFAMRLQVDAEGAQQAFDDFKDLLTKLITVPSA
- a CDS encoding glutathione S-transferase family protein; this translates as MLKLYHAPKTRSVRVMWLLEELGLDYAVHKLAFSPEALKSEEYLKINPMGRVPAIEDDGICMFESGAIVQYILEKYGEGRLEPKVGTPERAKFLQWMHFAEGQAMSPFSDIFQHSMILPADERVPEIAKKGREKSADVLDVLEKALEGKTWLCGEEFTAADIMVGYVVFSAKMLGLINDKLPNLKAYWDRIKDRPAFQKAAA